One Thermococcus sp. MV5 genomic region harbors:
- a CDS encoding HAD-IB family phosphatase: protein MYLIAFDLEGTLVKSKSSWVELHKKFGTWDKGAEYAERFFKGEFDYATWAKLDASLWKGRTREEIMEWANSVEYFDGVEELFKFLKKNGFKIAIISGGLKCLAERIGRELKADFVYANELVFDDEGKVTGDVLPWVDFRNKGDILLELKEKLKPDLTIAVGDGHNDIAMFKVADVSIAINPHEGVEGDYLAKDLYEVKDIIKNLLQERK, encoded by the coding sequence ATGTACTTGATAGCATTCGATCTTGAAGGGACATTAGTAAAATCGAAGTCCAGTTGGGTTGAGCTTCATAAGAAGTTTGGCACATGGGATAAGGGTGCAGAATATGCAGAGCGGTTTTTTAAGGGGGAATTTGATTATGCCACATGGGCAAAGTTAGATGCTTCTCTGTGGAAAGGTCGGACAAGAGAAGAGATTATGGAATGGGCCAATTCTGTGGAGTATTTTGATGGAGTTGAAGAGTTGTTTAAGTTTTTGAAGAAAAATGGGTTCAAAATAGCTATAATCAGTGGAGGCCTTAAATGTCTGGCAGAGAGAATTGGGAGAGAACTTAAAGCAGACTTTGTTTATGCTAATGAACTTGTCTTTGATGATGAAGGGAAAGTTACGGGAGATGTGCTCCCTTGGGTGGATTTTAGAAATAAAGGTGATATTCTGCTTGAACTCAAAGAAAAACTTAAACCTGATCTTACAATAGCTGTGGGAGACGGACACAATGACATAGCCATGTTTAAAGTTGCTGACGTCAGCATAGCTATAAATCCACATGAAGGTGTTGAAGGGGATTATTTGGCAAAAGATCTCTATGAAGTAAAAGATATCATTAAAAATCTCTTACAGGAGAGAAAGTAG
- a CDS encoding protein-L-isoaspartate(D-aspartate) O-methyltransferase yields MNEDDLYRRWMRLVENLEGGRTIKDTRVKRAFLRVPRYKFVSDRYKEYAHVDEPLPIPAGQTISAPHMVAIMLELAELGEGMDVLEVGTGSGWNAALIYELVKKEVYTIERIPELVEFANRNLEQAGYRNKVHVILGDGTKGFPPKAPYDRIIVTAGAPKVPEPLIEQLKVGGKLLIPVGRYHLWQELLEVIKVNEDNEVKVKNHGGVAFVPLVGEYGWRG; encoded by the coding sequence ATGAATGAGGACGACCTTTACAGAAGATGGATGAGACTTGTTGAAAATCTCGAAGGAGGGAGGACTATTAAAGATACAAGAGTTAAAAGAGCATTTCTTCGAGTTCCAAGATATAAATTCGTATCTGACCGTTATAAGGAGTATGCTCATGTAGATGAACCCCTCCCAATACCTGCTGGCCAAACTATTAGTGCTCCCCATATGGTGGCTATAATGTTAGAGCTAGCAGAGCTTGGTGAGGGGATGGATGTTCTTGAAGTTGGGACTGGGAGTGGATGGAATGCTGCATTGATTTATGAGCTTGTTAAAAAGGAAGTTTATACTATTGAAAGAATTCCTGAACTTGTGGAGTTTGCGAATAGGAATCTTGAGCAGGCAGGATATAGAAATAAAGTTCACGTGATATTGGGAGATGGTACTAAGGGATTTCCACCAAAAGCACCATATGATAGGATCATAGTAACTGCAGGAGCTCCTAAAGTCCCCGAACCACTGATAGAACAACTTAAAGTTGGAGGGAAGCTTTTGATTCCAGTTGGAAGATATCATTTGTGGCAGGAGCTCCTTGAAGTCATAAAGGTAAATGAGGATAATGAAGTAAAGGTAAAAAACCATGGGGGAGTGGCATTTGTTCCATTAGTGGGTGAGTATGGATGGAGGGGATAG
- a CDS encoding HVO_0476 family zinc finger protein — MEEYFICPECGSEEVEVIKERGRELTLRCVECSYVWQITLSKTIKVPVIVSKHERSFKRTAELPADEEIRIGDIVELDDDEIRITGIELEDNKRVEKAEIEEVKVLWGESLTYPKIIGVSIYFPKGITQSFKVKVNREDEFAVGEVLEVGGQTFRIEKIKVEGKMLRYGKAKADEIVRIMGRPIRGKASRSLDIYKGYGRE, encoded by the coding sequence ATGGAAGAGTATTTTATTTGCCCTGAGTGTGGAAGTGAGGAAGTTGAAGTAATTAAAGAGCGAGGGAGGGAATTAACACTCAGATGTGTTGAATGTTCTTATGTATGGCAAATAACGCTAAGTAAGACAATTAAAGTGCCCGTAATAGTGAGCAAACATGAAAGAAGCTTTAAGAGAACTGCGGAATTGCCAGCTGACGAAGAAATAAGAATTGGAGATATAGTAGAGCTTGATGATGACGAGATTAGAATAACGGGTATTGAGCTTGAAGATAACAAGAGAGTTGAAAAAGCAGAAATAGAAGAAGTAAAGGTACTATGGGGAGAGAGTTTGACCTATCCCAAGATTATTGGAGTCTCGATATACTTCCCTAAAGGTATTACACAGTCATTTAAAGTTAAGGTCAATAGGGAAGATGAATTTGCAGTAGGAGAAGTGCTTGAAGTTGGTGGACAGACTTTTAGGATAGAGAAGATAAAGGTTGAAGGTAAAATGCTTAGATATGGGAAGGCAAAGGCAGATGAAATTGTTAGGATAATGGGACGGCCGATAAGGGGTAAAGCAAGCAGAAGCTTGGATATCTATAAAGGGTATGGAAGAGAGTGA
- a CDS encoding MarR family transcriptional regulator → MSIIKNKKPTRRKSALILILTIFLFSNFVTSQSEYEYTIDSYLLYFDIVDELKVKETIEIVISPNAPLSRYTFYSEYSIENPEAIIEINGKTQIANVSVSKIIGDINAIYIEFPEVSPGDQLKIRISFYSEGMLQTINGKKQFSYYVKFNQPIGYFYARLYIPKGYAILSPIVPSPDKVESSGNALVLEWRKQEVRAGEEFYFITGFFGEVSNEFPMLYFVVPVLIAFVGGFLAGILYKGRGQSTVDLRSDEEKVIGILREGPMYQSELVKRLGFSKAKVSLLLKDMEKKGLIERIKEGRTYLVKLKEM, encoded by the coding sequence ATGTCCATTATTAAAAATAAAAAACCCACAAGAAGGAAGTCAGCTTTGATCTTAATTTTGACCATATTCCTATTTTCGAATTTTGTGACTTCACAGTCTGAGTATGAATACACAATAGACAGTTATCTTCTTTATTTTGATATAGTGGATGAATTAAAGGTTAAGGAGACAATAGAAATCGTCATCTCTCCAAACGCTCCTCTTTCTAGATATACATTTTACTCGGAGTATTCAATTGAAAATCCTGAGGCCATAATTGAGATAAATGGAAAGACTCAAATAGCAAACGTTAGTGTGTCTAAGATTATAGGAGACATAAATGCGATTTATATTGAGTTTCCAGAAGTTTCCCCTGGAGATCAGTTAAAAATACGAATAAGCTTTTATTCAGAAGGAATGCTTCAGACAATCAATGGTAAGAAACAGTTTTCATATTATGTAAAATTCAATCAACCTATAGGATACTTTTATGCAAGATTGTATATTCCTAAGGGATATGCAATTCTTTCCCCTATTGTCCCATCTCCTGACAAAGTCGAGAGTAGCGGAAATGCATTGGTATTAGAGTGGAGAAAACAGGAAGTTCGGGCAGGAGAGGAATTTTATTTTATCACTGGCTTTTTCGGGGAGGTAAGTAATGAATTCCCAATGCTCTACTTTGTGGTTCCTGTCTTAATAGCGTTTGTTGGAGGTTTTCTTGCAGGAATTCTCTACAAAGGAAGGGGACAGAGTACAGTTGATCTAAGATCAGATGAAGAAAAGGTAATTGGGATTCTCAGAGAGGGGCCGATGTACCAGAGTGAGCTTGTTAAGAGACTGGGCTTCTCAAAGGCAAAAGTCAGTCTTTTGTTGAAAGATATGGAGAAAAAAGGATTGATAGAAAGAATTAAGGAAGGGAGAACGTATCTCGTTAAGCTAAAAGAAATGTGA
- a CDS encoding phosphoadenosine phosphosulfate reductase family protein, translating into MRKGPVFLGKAHIHWCEECNVPLISEKCDIHGKGFRLDLTPPADVRFAFKKDIEFIKREFKQHYGVDIGEIIDGKILLLNKTPGEDDVYEIIFDGYIFGWLRFDPLELKWKPGLKVEGAIALWKHFGKKMRKWVIVDKGAKEPIKKGANVLPVGVIKAESSINIGDDVIVVSEDGEVIATGIAKKSYEKLIDKEERGTGIKTRHQKTISYREGKTAEMKDVIVANKSALENKVNEARRFMRRTVGNVNRPIAVAFSGGKDSLAVLGLMLEEFGEDFAIFFNNTGIEFPETIEYIEKIKRKLEGKKIKFIVADAKNAFWSAMCVFSPPGRDYRWCCKVTKLGPITLTIKRYYPNGVLMFVGQRKYESMQRYKQPRIWRNPWVPNEIGASPIFHWNALEVWLYIFSRKLEYNPLYENRLDRIGCFMCPSSSLAEFQTLKEEKRELWEKWEKELKKWKERFGMPEEWITHGFWRWKELTKGQKAVARELGVKIPEKRSWEPIRYSIERENERVVLKINTKILLGRIREVAPILGEVAEEGDLIRVDEMVFTEREVKAKSENEALQAYYLIKRAYECVGCGVCVGKCPENALSINAYTRKIEVDWERCIHCRECMEVCPLLKIKNPQEGSQL; encoded by the coding sequence ATGAGAAAAGGTCCGGTCTTCTTAGGTAAGGCTCACATTCATTGGTGTGAGGAGTGTAATGTCCCACTAATAAGTGAGAAGTGTGACATTCATGGTAAAGGGTTTAGACTAGATCTTACACCGCCGGCAGATGTTAGATTTGCTTTTAAAAAAGATATAGAGTTTATTAAACGAGAGTTTAAGCAACATTACGGTGTGGATATAGGTGAGATAATTGATGGAAAGATACTCCTTCTTAACAAAACTCCAGGTGAAGATGATGTATATGAGATAATTTTTGATGGATATATCTTTGGGTGGCTTCGATTTGACCCATTGGAGCTTAAATGGAAACCTGGACTCAAAGTCGAAGGAGCAATAGCCCTTTGGAAGCATTTTGGAAAGAAAATGAGAAAATGGGTTATTGTGGACAAGGGTGCGAAGGAGCCAATAAAAAAAGGTGCGAATGTTCTTCCAGTGGGGGTTATTAAAGCAGAGAGCAGTATTAACATTGGGGATGATGTAATTGTAGTTAGTGAGGATGGAGAGGTAATCGCAACAGGAATCGCAAAAAAATCCTATGAAAAGCTAATCGATAAAGAAGAGAGAGGTACGGGAATAAAAACAAGACATCAAAAGACAATTAGCTATAGAGAGGGCAAAACAGCAGAGATGAAAGATGTGATAGTGGCAAATAAATCTGCCTTAGAAAATAAGGTCAATGAGGCTAGGCGATTTATGCGAAGGACTGTTGGCAATGTGAATAGACCAATAGCAGTGGCTTTTAGTGGAGGCAAAGATAGCTTGGCAGTCCTAGGTCTCATGCTTGAAGAATTTGGTGAAGACTTCGCTATTTTCTTCAATAATACGGGGATAGAATTCCCCGAAACTATTGAGTATATAGAAAAGATAAAGAGAAAACTAGAAGGAAAGAAAATAAAGTTCATCGTTGCAGATGCAAAGAATGCTTTTTGGTCTGCTATGTGTGTTTTTTCGCCCCCTGGAAGAGATTATCGTTGGTGTTGTAAGGTTACAAAACTAGGTCCAATAACTCTTACAATAAAGAGATATTATCCCAATGGAGTGTTGATGTTTGTAGGGCAGAGGAAATATGAGAGTATGCAACGTTATAAACAACCTAGAATCTGGAGGAATCCATGGGTACCAAATGAAATTGGAGCATCCCCTATATTCCACTGGAATGCTCTTGAGGTCTGGCTTTACATATTCTCCCGTAAGCTAGAATACAACCCACTGTATGAAAACAGGCTGGATAGAATTGGTTGCTTCATGTGCCCAAGCTCATCTCTAGCCGAATTTCAGACTTTAAAAGAAGAAAAACGGGAACTCTGGGAAAAGTGGGAAAAAGAATTGAAAAAATGGAAAGAACGCTTTGGGATGCCAGAAGAATGGATAACACATGGATTCTGGAGATGGAAAGAACTTACTAAGGGGCAAAAAGCTGTTGCAAGAGAACTTGGAGTTAAGATCCCTGAAAAGAGGAGCTGGGAGCCAATAAGATATAGTATAGAACGAGAGAATGAGAGAGTCGTCCTTAAAATTAACACTAAAATTCTCCTTGGTAGGATAAGGGAAGTTGCGCCAATACTTGGGGAGGTTGCTGAAGAGGGAGACCTCATAAGAGTTGATGAAATGGTTTTTACAGAGAGGGAGGTTAAGGCAAAGAGTGAAAATGAAGCTCTACAAGCATATTACCTAATAAAAAGGGCTTATGAATGTGTTGGCTGTGGTGTATGTGTTGGAAAATGTCCAGAAAATGCTTTAAGTATAAATGCATATACAAGAAAAATAGAAGTTGACTGGGAAAGATGCATTCACTGTCGGGAGTGTATGGAAGTATGTCCATTATTAAAAATAAAAAACCCACAAGAAGGAAGTCAGCTTTGA
- a CDS encoding DUF4139 domain-containing protein, producing the protein MKRKVIGGILLSFIILAMVIFHQTRAEEDQTSIALYDSAKIGVIEKTLQVELKEGMNEVPLDVLEGLNVEEVTLKPLDEKVKVLGIISKELKGKDLIEANIGKEITIKLKSGETISGKFLGYRDGKLAIQGNAYYLVEPAEVAYMKMASLGEESKSNVYAIINAEEEGKYFFKLIYRVRGVGWNSRYKLYLSDKATLYGYILIDNPTNKSFENTEVLLVSGEVQFYQPPQMIVERYYVSEAAIGKEVPQEPIQQTKIEAFYLYKLGTVDIGAFEKKMIPYIYQESEYTREYLYESYPYGGNQDIYEIVSLKTKEVLPRGIVEIYKEMEDKNVLIGEQMIDHTPKGDILRLKLGRDIDLKGKTEVLEERHGERYGYYKIRVTVENFGEDSKEVIVRHYKWRGKILESSVSPVSETANYVEFKITVNPGEKKEIIFEYEVNY; encoded by the coding sequence ATGAAACGAAAAGTTATTGGGGGAATTCTGTTGAGTTTTATAATTTTAGCCATGGTGATTTTCCACCAAACACGTGCGGAGGAGGACCAGACAAGCATTGCTCTTTATGACTCTGCAAAAATTGGAGTTATAGAAAAAACACTTCAAGTAGAACTCAAGGAAGGGATGAATGAAGTCCCATTAGATGTTCTGGAAGGACTTAATGTTGAGGAGGTTACTTTAAAGCCTCTTGATGAGAAAGTAAAAGTTCTTGGGATTATAAGTAAGGAACTGAAAGGAAAAGATCTGATTGAGGCCAACATTGGAAAAGAGATAACAATAAAGCTCAAAAGTGGAGAAACAATAAGTGGGAAATTTTTGGGATATAGGGATGGCAAACTAGCGATTCAAGGAAATGCGTACTATTTAGTAGAACCAGCTGAGGTGGCATATATGAAAATGGCCTCCCTTGGAGAAGAGAGCAAATCAAACGTTTATGCGATAATAAATGCTGAAGAGGAAGGAAAATACTTCTTCAAGCTCATTTACAGAGTGAGGGGAGTCGGTTGGAATTCGAGATATAAGCTTTACCTAAGCGATAAGGCAACTCTCTATGGGTATATTCTAATTGACAATCCTACAAACAAAAGTTTTGAAAACACTGAAGTGCTTTTGGTATCTGGAGAGGTCCAGTTTTACCAGCCTCCACAAATGATTGTTGAGAGGTACTACGTATCAGAGGCAGCAATAGGAAAGGAAGTACCCCAAGAGCCAATACAACAGACGAAAATAGAAGCATTCTACCTTTACAAACTAGGTACAGTGGATATAGGGGCTTTTGAGAAAAAGATGATTCCTTATATTTACCAGGAAAGCGAGTACACCAGGGAATATCTTTACGAGAGTTATCCTTACGGTGGTAATCAAGACATCTACGAAATTGTATCTCTAAAAACTAAAGAAGTCCTTCCTAGAGGTATCGTAGAAATATACAAAGAGATGGAAGACAAAAACGTTCTGATTGGGGAGCAGATGATAGACCACACACCAAAAGGCGACATTTTGAGACTTAAGCTTGGTAGAGACATCGACTTAAAAGGTAAAACAGAGGTTCTAGAAGAAAGGCATGGAGAGCGTTATGGATATTATAAGATCAGGGTTACGGTGGAAAACTTTGGAGAAGATAGTAAGGAGGTAATTGTGAGACATTACAAGTGGCGTGGAAAAATACTAGAAAGCTCTGTAAGTCCAGTAAGTGAAACAGCCAACTATGTAGAGTTCAAAATAACAGTTAATCCGGGAGAAAAGAAGGAGATAATCTTTGAATACGAGGTTAACTATTAA
- a CDS encoding acetate--CoA ligase family protein — translation MDRVAKAREIIEKAKAENRALVEPEAKEILQLYGVPVPEFKVATNEEEAVQFAREIGYPVVMKIVSPQIIHKSDAGGVKVNIKNDDEARAAFKTIMENAKNYKPDADLWGVIVYKMLPLGKEVIVGMIRDPQFGPAIMFGLGGIFVEILKDVSFRVAPISKDEALEMIKEIKAYPILAGARGEKPVNIEGLAEIITKVGELALELPEIKELDINPIFAYEESAVAVDARMLL, via the coding sequence ATGGATAGAGTTGCAAAAGCTAGAGAAATAATCGAAAAGGCAAAGGCTGAGAATAGAGCACTAGTGGAACCAGAGGCAAAGGAGATTCTCCAGCTATATGGTGTTCCTGTTCCCGAGTTCAAAGTCGCTACAAATGAAGAAGAGGCCGTGCAATTTGCAAGAGAAATTGGTTATCCTGTTGTTATGAAAATTGTCTCTCCTCAGATCATCCACAAGAGCGATGCTGGTGGTGTTAAAGTTAACATAAAGAATGATGATGAAGCCAGAGCGGCTTTCAAAACCATCATGGAAAATGCCAAGAACTACAAACCAGACGCAGACCTCTGGGGAGTAATTGTATATAAGATGCTCCCACTTGGAAAAGAAGTCATTGTTGGTATGATACGAGATCCCCAATTCGGCCCAGCAATCATGTTTGGTCTTGGTGGAATCTTTGTCGAGATCCTCAAAGATGTCAGCTTTAGAGTTGCACCAATAAGTAAGGATGAAGCTCTTGAAATGATAAAAGAAATCAAAGCATACCCAATACTTGCTGGAGCAAGAGGTGAAAAACCAGTCAACATTGAAGGGCTTGCTGAGATTATTACAAAGGTTGGAGAACTTGCTCTTGAGCTCCCCGAGATCAAGGAGTTAGATATCAACCCAATATTTGCCTACGAGGAGAGTGCAGTTGCAGTCGACGCAAGAATGCTCCTTTGA
- a CDS encoding GTP cyclohydrolase IV — MFETQEEIPEIRERLHRVGITNLRTIARINWKGKLYTFIPTFEITIDVPEEKKGIHMSRLVESITETMSEAVEEEVKEAHTSLEELGLAIIHRLEQKHPHKRAEVWIKTQLIMERQTPASKKVSLEAYDVEVGVIKELKNVEKVLKVTVIGNTACPHAMANNQGKTHIQRAIATLEIRTDYGEEIALEDMIDIVESSFSSPTYTLLKTIDENAVVQNMYFNPKFVEDVAREIIFKAKQRFKGRIHVRVISHESIHRHDVIAETWY; from the coding sequence ATGTTCGAAACCCAAGAAGAGATCCCTGAAATTAGGGAGAGACTTCATAGGGTGGGCATAACTAACTTGCGAACAATTGCGAGGATAAACTGGAAAGGAAAACTTTACACATTCATCCCGACTTTTGAGATAACTATAGATGTGCCTGAGGAGAAAAAGGGTATTCATATGAGCCGCCTTGTTGAAAGCATCACCGAAACAATGAGTGAGGCAGTAGAAGAAGAAGTAAAAGAAGCACACACTTCATTAGAGGAGCTTGGACTTGCCATAATCCACCGTTTGGAACAAAAACATCCTCATAAAAGGGCCGAAGTATGGATTAAGACTCAATTAATTATGGAAAGACAAACTCCTGCGAGTAAGAAGGTGAGTCTTGAAGCTTACGATGTTGAAGTGGGAGTAATAAAGGAGCTCAAAAACGTGGAAAAAGTCTTAAAAGTAACAGTAATTGGTAATACTGCTTGTCCCCATGCTATGGCGAATAACCAAGGAAAAACACATATCCAAAGAGCAATTGCAACTTTAGAAATAAGAACTGATTATGGAGAGGAGATAGCACTGGAGGATATGATAGACATTGTAGAGAGTTCTTTCAGTTCCCCAACTTACACATTGTTAAAAACAATCGATGAGAATGCAGTGGTTCAAAATATGTACTTTAACCCAAAGTTTGTGGAAGATGTAGCTAGGGAAATCATTTTCAAGGCAAAACAAAGGTTTAAAGGAAGGATTCACGTAAGGGTCATAAGTCATGAAAGTATTCATCGACATGATGTAATTGCAGAAACTTGGTATTGA
- a CDS encoding DUF4129 domain-containing protein, producing MRRILPFVLILLLFAVLLRATVEHGQSSFNIEILYLAWAAFFFGILGYAVWFLFEKGIPIIPVKKRRKTKGDYLRELLIILAIVIALRALFSKKIEPYRGVRAPIIKYPKFHFFNDTFTITYEPLPDYAYFAPLFVFIVIIMFLFLQQRKKSQKMEIAKFDPEVTFESIEGTPEERIIKMYKNVVAGLIKRGYPYQKSWTHWEHEDKLRDIFEDLEDLDKITRVFEKAKYGYKLSKEEIEIAKESYENLMRFLR from the coding sequence ATGAGACGGATACTGCCGTTTGTGTTAATACTGCTTCTTTTTGCAGTATTACTTAGGGCTACTGTGGAGCATGGGCAAAGTTCATTTAATATTGAGATTTTATACCTTGCATGGGCCGCCTTCTTTTTTGGGATTCTTGGATATGCAGTATGGTTTCTCTTTGAAAAAGGAATTCCAATAATACCAGTAAAAAAGCGGAGAAAGACTAAAGGAGACTACTTGAGAGAGCTCCTTATAATTCTCGCGATTGTAATTGCGCTTAGAGCACTTTTTAGCAAAAAGATAGAACCTTATAGGGGAGTGAGGGCTCCGATAATAAAGTATCCAAAATTCCACTTCTTTAATGATACGTTTACAATAACTTATGAGCCTCTCCCGGATTATGCATATTTTGCTCCACTTTTTGTGTTTATCGTTATTATAATGTTTCTTTTTTTACAACAAAGAAAAAAATCGCAAAAAATGGAGATTGCTAAGTTTGATCCTGAAGTGACTTTTGAATCAATTGAAGGCACTCCTGAGGAGAGAATCATTAAAATGTACAAAAATGTTGTTGCAGGCCTCATAAAAAGAGGATACCCTTATCAGAAAAGCTGGACTCATTGGGAACATGAGGACAAATTAAGGGACATTTTTGAAGATTTGGAGGATCTGGATAAGATTACAAGAGTATTCGAAAAAGCAAAGTATGGTTACAAACTTAGCAAAGAAGAAATCGAAATTGCTAAGGAGAGCTATGAAAACCTGATGCGATTCTTGAGATAA
- a CDS encoding DUF1699 family protein, protein MKVEIKARNNEELLEKIDEMLSRDATEVYINLRPTKIILVKILEKAPNVKVIKCPPSLYPKVSKKIVKALSQMGIKLVPANHSRGRPKKYDIGTLKLIEDLIKKGKTPKEISEELGIPLRTVYYIINGR, encoded by the coding sequence ATGAAGGTAGAAATAAAAGCGAGAAATAATGAAGAGTTATTGGAAAAGATAGATGAGATGCTAAGTAGAGATGCAACTGAAGTTTACATAAATCTCAGACCAACCAAGATAATCCTAGTAAAGATATTAGAAAAGGCCCCTAACGTGAAAGTAATTAAGTGCCCTCCAAGTCTTTATCCAAAAGTCTCTAAAAAGATTGTAAAGGCCCTCAGCCAAATGGGCATAAAGTTAGTTCCAGCAAATCATTCCCGAGGACGACCCAAAAAATATGATATTGGCACGTTGAAATTAATTGAAGATCTGATAAAAAAAGGAAAGACTCCAAAAGAGATAAGTGAAGAGCTTGGTATTCCGTTAAGAACAGTTTATTACATAATTAATGGGCGATAA
- a CDS encoding DUF530 family protein: protein MTTTEELIAQINRALDDIKISMSKLFENFDPLYLAFNLNRNLAILKGFEDELSRRVGDTHSYAGALSKRERDPHIRRIFLRNHYRMLTLERLRTAITGHKIALATIAAHYTFYRGKKEVDIRNITNKEELGELKVVEKPIKLGRLEILPYLAYSGDVLKILGQQDNKVRDTFKEIKAKLKERGQVRKKGIRIEVEYWQGGRLKKERLELPIDADIDSELRKRFGRKYRWRVLSYVKTKGVLINSHYTVDNIALAYASCYPGKGVEFLALDFFKYYYVTSEKEREAISIYPQMKPCIDCHYSIFDAPFMNEPEFRTGFGSMLIIKKCEIEKLLSGKRSEISNIPNYLLGGVVLYGISSFDEKKISNLLGIDENDLREAIEKFVLSGLHMSLFEDTSKFERFMPKSDKAKQFLELLQG from the coding sequence ATGACTACGACGGAGGAACTTATAGCTCAGATTAATAGGGCTTTGGATGACATAAAGATAAGCATGAGTAAGTTATTTGAGAATTTCGATCCTCTTTATTTAGCTTTTAATTTAAATAGAAACTTGGCAATTCTCAAAGGATTCGAGGATGAGCTTTCTCGTAGGGTGGGTGATACTCACTCCTACGCCGGAGCATTAAGCAAACGAGAAAGAGATCCGCACATTCGTAGGATCTTTCTAAGGAACCATTATCGGATGCTTACCCTTGAAAGACTCAGGACTGCTATAACAGGACATAAAATTGCCCTTGCTACAATAGCTGCCCATTATACTTTCTATAGAGGCAAAAAAGAAGTGGACATCAGAAATATTACAAACAAAGAGGAACTAGGGGAATTAAAAGTCGTTGAGAAACCTATAAAACTGGGGAGACTTGAAATTCTGCCGTATCTTGCTTATTCAGGCGATGTGCTTAAGATTCTTGGTCAACAAGATAACAAAGTGAGGGATACTTTCAAGGAGATAAAGGCGAAACTTAAAGAGAGAGGTCAAGTTAGGAAAAAAGGAATAAGAATAGAGGTAGAGTATTGGCAAGGAGGCAGGCTGAAGAAAGAGCGTTTGGAGTTGCCCATAGATGCAGATATAGATAGTGAACTGAGGAAAAGGTTTGGAAGGAAATACCGGTGGAGAGTTCTAAGTTACGTTAAGACTAAAGGAGTTTTAATTAATAGCCATTATACCGTTGATAACATTGCATTAGCCTATGCTTCTTGTTATCCAGGCAAAGGAGTTGAATTTCTTGCTCTTGACTTTTTCAAGTACTACTATGTTACATCTGAGAAAGAAAGGGAGGCTATTAGCATATATCCGCAAATGAAACCATGTATTGACTGTCACTATTCGATTTTTGATGCTCCCTTCATGAATGAACCGGAATTTAGGACAGGATTTGGAAGCATGTTGATCATCAAAAAGTGCGAGATTGAAAAGCTCTTAAGTGGTAAAAGGAGTGAAATATCAAACATCCCGAATTATCTTCTGGGGGGGGTTGTACTTTATGGTATTAGCTCGTTTGATGAGAAAAAAATCAGTAACCTCCTTGGAATTGATGAAAATGACTTGAGAGAGGCTATAGAAAAGTTTGTACTTTCTGGACTTCATATGTCCCTTTTTGAGGATACAAGTAAATTTGAGAGATTTATGCCTAAGAGTGATAAGGCAAAACAGTTTTTGGAGTTGCTCCAAGGGTGA